From the genome of Aspergillus chevalieri M1 DNA, chromosome 8, nearly complete sequence, one region includes:
- a CDS encoding putative glutaminase (COG:S;~EggNog:ENOG410PW10;~InterPro:IPR014870,IPR008928,IPR032515,IPR032514, IPR033433;~PFAM:PF17168,PF16334,PF16335,PF08760;~go_process: GO:0005975 - carbohydrate metabolic process [Evidence IEA]), which translates to MQLKLPDTLGLGSLFAMALSLFSGAEQRRLVTHQPAQPPSYPLAVRSPYLSAWMPSDQVQTLPYAEPQFWAGQSLTWSVMARVDGQAYSLMSVKNPGDTNIRPAVVRSAEYTATHSVFTLSAGKVVFTLDFFSPVSPSDYLRQSLPFSYLTVSVAGASSNDIQIYSSIDGRWTGKPSGTVRSFEQSGSTAIYSLAVENASLYAEDSDMATWGQAILASRPTSSSTLSAGSGKRGELRSQFVRNGKLAGNDGPWFRGGIVALAHDLGKVTGQQSVNFAVGYVREQAISYLGKAYTGYYRANYPLTSQAVSHFLDDYPGALAESQILDSAMTAQAKKAAGQKYADIVTLSTRQAYGAIDVTIPDDTKDPHDVLAFIKELSSNGNLNTVDVIMPAFPIYYVLDPDYIRLLLEPMMRYLAAGRWRWPYTIHDMGAHYPNATGHDDQKAEPMPIEECGNLMVLALAYVQATGDTNWTSRYQDVIQPYADYLVDNSVNIAEQLSSNDAAGPLANETNLAIKAAVGLKAFGELTGLKEYSIIGDERATLFFNQGLGTDSKKTHFVLQYPEQPDSWKIPYNIYPDVLFNLGTFPKAAYEMSNTFFKSVRSEYGVPLDNRQDWAKSDWNMWLAGTFDKSTRDEFVDDLWAFMTNGQHNWPFSDRYIATSALGNTPGVPVLCRARPTVGGHFALMALQGPKSLQQAMLSAEREEYNDLYFFEVKGEEL; encoded by the exons ATGCAACTCAAGCTACCAGATACCCTGGGCCTGGGATCCCTATTTGCAATGGCCCTCTCGCTCTTCTCCGGTGCTGAACAGCGCCGTCTAGTCACCCATCAACCAGCCCAACCTCCTTCCTATCCTCTCGCCGTCCGGAGCCCGTACCTCTCAGCATGGATGCCCAGCGACCAGGTCCAAACGCTACCATATGCAGAGCCGCAGTTCTGGGCCGGCCAGAGTCTCACTTGGTCCGTGATGGCCCGTGTCGATGGCCAGGCATACAGCTTGATGAGCGTGAAGAACCCAGGGGATACCAATATTCGCCCGGCGGTTGTGCGGAGCGCGGAATATACGGCAACCCATTCGGTGTTCACGCTTTCTGCTGGAAAGGTGGTTTTTACATTGGACTTCTTTTCGCCAGTGTCGCCTTCGGATTATTTGCGGCAGTCGCTTCCGTTCA GCTATTTGACCGTATCGGTGGCGGGAGCTTCCTCGAATGATATCCAGATCTATTCGAGTATCGACGGGAGGTGGACCGGAAAACCAAGCGGTACGGTACGAAGCTTCGAACAATCAGGATCAACGGCCATATACTCTCTGGCTGTGGAAAATGCTTCTCTGTATGCTGAGGATAGTGACATGGCTACTTGGGGACAAGCGATCTTGGCCTCGCGCCCGACTTCCTCATCCACACTTTCTGCGGGCTCAGGTAAACGGGGAGAGCTGCGCTCCCAGTTTGTGAGAAACGGGAAGCTGGCTGGAAATGACGGGCCATGGTTTCGTGGGGGTATTGTCGCTTTGGCCCATGATTTGGGAAAGGTTACAGGCCAACAGTCGGTGAACTTCGCAGTCGGCTACGTGCGAGAACAAGCAATCAGCTATCTGGGCAAGGCTTATACAGGATACTACCGAGCCAATTATCCGTTGACGTCTCAGGCTGTATCACATTTTTTGGACGATTATCCGGGTGCACTGGCAGAATCACAAATTCTAGATTCGGCAATGACTGCGCAAGCTAAGAAGGCCGCTGGTCAGAAATACGCAGACATCGTCACTTTGTCCACGCGTCAGGCGTATGGAGCCATCGATGTCACCATCCCGGACGACACAAAGGATCCTCATGATGTGCTGGCTTTCATCAAAGAGCTCTCTAGCAATGGAAATCTCAACACGGTGGATGTTATTATGCCCGCTTTCCCCATCTACTACGTTCTGGACCCGGACTATATCCGATTGTTGCTCGAGCCGATGATGCGGTACCTTGCTGCTGGCCGCTGGCGTTGGCCATACACCATCCACGACATGGGTGCGCACTATCCGAATGCGACAGGCCATGATGACCAGAAAGCGGAGCCGATGCCCATTGAAGAATGCGGCAACCTAATGGTTCTTGCTCTCGCTTATGTGCAAGCGACAGGCGACACGAACTGGACGAGTCGATACCAGGACGTGATCCAGCCGTATGCGGACTATCTCGTCGACAATAGCGTCAACATTGCGGAGCAGCTGTCTTCGAATGACGCAGCCGGGCCTCTTGCGAATGAGACCAACCTTGCCATTAAAGCTGCAGTCGGTCTGAAGGCTTTCGGGGAATTGACTGGGCTCAAGGAATATTCTATCATTGGTGACGAGCGGGCCACGCTATTCTTCAACCAGGGTCTTGGGACAGACAGCAAGAAGACCCATTTCGTGCTGCAATACCCAGAACAGCCTGACTCCTGGAAGATCCCATACAATATCTATCCCGACGTGCTTTTCAATCTTGGAACCTTCCCCAAAGCCGCATACGAGATGTCAAACACGTTCTTCAAGTCCGTTCGCTCCGAATACGGCGTTCCTCTGGACAACCGGCAGGATTGGGCGAAATCTGACTGGAACATGTGGCTGGCGGGTACGTTTGACAAGAGTACGCGCGATGAGTTTGTCGATGATTTGTGGGCATTCATGACAAATGGCCAGCACAACTGGCCTTTTTCAGATCGGTATATTGCCACCTCTGCCCTAGGGAATACCCCTGGTGTCCCAGTTCTGTGTCGAGCTCGTCCAACAGTTGGTGGACACTTTGCGTTGATGGCATTGCAGGGTCCAAAGTCTTTGCAGCAGGCCATGTTGAGCGCTGAAAGGGAGGAATACAATGACCTGTATTTCTTTGAGGTCAAAGGAGAGGAGCTGTGA
- a CDS encoding putative NAD binding Rossmann fold oxidoreductase (COG:S;~EggNog:ENOG410PV2S;~InterPro:IPR004104,IPR000683,IPR036291;~PFAM:PF02894,PF01408;~go_function: GO:0016491 - oxidoreductase activity [Evidence IEA]): protein MAIQKLKVGMAGLGRVGKLHATNFLHRTPRADLVAAFTPDQSELAWGKENLEPYGVTLYDNYLKMLEHPGLQAVAIGTATSVHAEETMQAIDKDLHVLCEKPLSTDVEVCRQVVRKAQSKPHLKVMCGFSRRFDESYRDAYEKASKGLIGRPAIVRSQTCDKLDPSGFYVEYAAWSGGVFVDMSVHDIDLTLWFFGDDSVPKSISAHGLRAVQPELAKYNDFDNAVGIIEFHNGKIAYYYCTRMMAHGQEDTTEVIGTEGKLTINGNPQKNFVNLYHTAGITREVPHNFMGRFGPAFVQESNEFTAACLDNTPLPINLNNAVKAVEIGAYLQEALVTGRQIQFDESGKRIEKSQL, encoded by the exons ATGGCAATTCAAAAGCTCAAGGTTGGAATGGCAGGCTTAGGCCGTGTCGGAAAGCTCCATGCTACCAACTTCCTGCACCGCACTCCTCGGGCTGACCTAGTCGCTGCTTTCACACCGGATCAGTCAGAGCTTGCTTGGGGTAAGGAAAATCTGGAGCCTTACGGAGTCACCTTGTATGACAACTACCTGAAGATGCTTGAGCACCCCGGGTTGCAAGCCGTGGCCATTGGAACCGCGACATCGGTGCACGCAGAGGAGACAATGCAGGCTATCGATAAAGACTTGCATGTTCTGTGCGAGAAGCCGTTGTCTACGGATGTTGAAGTG TGCAGACAAGTTGTCCGGAAGGCACAATCAAAGCCTCACCTGAAAGTGATGTGTGGCTTCTCTCGACGATTTGATGAATCCTACCGCGACGCCTATGAAAAAGCCAGCAAAGGCCTCATCGGTCGCCCAGCCATCGTCCGCAGTCAGACCTGCGACAAACTAGACCCCTCCGGATTCTATGTGGAATATGCCGCATGGTCTGGCGGTGTCTTCGTCGACATGTCCGTCCACGACATTGACCTGACACTCTGGTTCTTCGGTGACGACTCCGTCCCCAAGAGCATCTCCGCCCACGGCCTCCGCGCGGTGCAGCCCGAGCTAGCCAAATACAACGATTTCGACAACGCCGTTGGCATTATAGAGTTCCACAATGGCAAGATTGCCTACTACTATTGCACGCGGATGATGGCGCACGGTCAGGAAGACACGACTGAAGTCATCGGCACGGAGGGCAAGCTCACGATTAACGGCAACCCACAAAAGAACTTCGTCAACCTCTACCACACGGCTGGTATTACGCGCGAGGTGCCTCACAATTTTATGGGACGGTTTGGACCTGCGTTCGTGCAGGAGTCGAATGAGTTCACTGCCGCTTGCTTGGATAACACGCCGTTGCCGATTAACTTGAACAATGCGGTTAAGGCAGTTGAGATTGGCGCATATTTGCAGGAGGCTTTGGTGACGGGCAGGCAGATTCAGTTTGATGAGAGTGGGAAGCGGATTGAAAAGTCGCAGCTGTGA
- a CDS encoding uncharacterized protein (COG:S;~EggNog:ENOG410PWQZ;~InterPro:IPR021858;~PFAM:PF11951), translated as MRNYIENMALWADITDPQRHFEVDVPVRAVKEPVLRSAIFAFSSRHIDRQRAGDTAEALQYHNHCLQMLIPALSGAQENITDVILAAVAILREHEEMDWEDNQFHLTGTTHILNSVSSFGSSGGLGEAAAWLCLREDIYVSLTAQKPLRTNLQNFIHSDIFQRDDDFAWASRMVFLLCKVLKCAFTYEASTAYLALVHDVEQEVEGWFNTKPHTFNPIRFIPRTQRRDQRFPVIWMLLPVHVIGLQYYHVAKIVLAVSASPSPAVGYENLKHLRNIERTIRNHLLVVLGLARSNTKAENALFTARHSLVSWGWVLRNKFDQEAAEILLRDMEVTTGWNMTGLIQTLREQWNDEDSNH; from the exons ATGCGAAATTATATCGAAAACATGGCTCTATGG GCGGATATCACTGATCCACAACGACATTTCGAGGTCGACGTACCTGTAAGAGCTGTCAAAGAACCAGTTTTGCGGTCTGCCATTTTTGCATTCTCATCTAGGCATATCGACAGGCAAAGGGCAGGGGATACAGCGGAGGCCTTACAATATCACAACCATTGTCTTCAAATGCTGATCCCGGCGCTTTCTGGTGCTCAGGAGAATATTACGGACGTAATTCTGGCTGCAGTAGCAATCCTCCGCGAACATGAAGAAATGGACT GGGAAGACAACCAGTTCCACCTCACCGGAACAACACACATCCTCAACTCCGTCTCATCGTTCGGCTCGTCTGGCGGCTTAGGAGAAGCAGCTGCATGGCTTTGTCTTCGAGAAGACATTTATGTCTCGCTAACCGCGCAAAAGCCACTTCGAACGAACTTGCAAAATTTCATCCACTCGGACATATTCCAAAGAGATGATGATTTTGCCTGGGCCAGTCGCATGGTCTTCCTCTTGTGTAAGGTCCTCAAGTGCGCATTCACCTATGAAGCTTCCACAGCATATTTGGCGCTTGTACATGACGTCGAGCAGGAAGTGGAGGGATGGTTTAATACGAAACCGCATACGTTTAATCCCATCCGATTTATCCCACGTACACAGCGACGGGACCAGCGGTTCCCCGTTATTTGGATGTTGTTGCCAGTTCACG TTATTGGTTTGCAATACTATCATGTCGCCAAGATTGTGCTTGCTGTTTCGGCTAGCCCAAGCCCTGCTGTGGGATATGAAAATTTGAAGCATTTGCGGAATATTGAG AGAACAATTCGGAATCACCTTCTAGTCGTGCTTGGCCTGGCAAGATCAAATACCAAAGCGGAGAATGCACTCTTCACAGCTCGCCATAGCTTAGTGTCTT GGGGCTGGGTCCTACGTAACAAATTCGACCAAGAAGCCGCGGAGATTCTTCTGCGGGACATGGAAGTGACCACCGGATGGAATATGACTGGGTTAATTCAGACCTTGAGAGAACAatggaatgatgaagattcTAATCATTGA
- a CDS encoding uncharacterized protein (COG:A;~EggNog:ENOG410PH53;~InterPro:IPR002999,IPR041297;~PFAM:PF18115) yields the protein MADVASLEAEVKEFKLQLETVQSSLQVDPDNSELQSLKAELEELINLTETSIAELKPSAPPAPAAKPPPPPPTKEKWSKEDHPAYQAGYRKPTVEQAEEPPAPASFSVNENVLARWVSGDNSFYPARITSITGSTSNPVYIVSFKSYATVESLSAKDLKPISNNDSRKRKADATSGNLSSQSPVIQPANSSVISAAADINPALANQARKEPSKVGDGPARPAKVPRKVKATRELEEGKNKWKDFASKSKIGKKDSMFRTGESVNARVGFTGSGQTMRKDPGRSRHVYRQLEDEGY from the exons ATGGCCGACGTGGCGTCCCTTGAAGCAGAAGTCAAAGAATTCAAGCTGCAG CTTGAAACGGTCCAATCGAGCTTGCAGGTAGACCCAGATAACTCGGAACTTCAGAGTCTCAAAGCTGAGCTAGAAGAACTCATAAACCTCACCGAAACCTCCATCGCCGAACTCAAGCCATCCGCAcctccagcaccagcagcaaagcctccgccgccgcctccgacaaaagaaaaatggtCCAAGGAAGATCACCCGGCATACCAGGCAGGCTACCGTAAACCCACAGTCGAACAAGCAGAAGAACCACCGGCCCCGGCGTCCTTTTCAGTCAACGAGAATGTTCTGGCTCGCTGGGTGTCGGGCGACAATTCTTTCTACCCTGCGCGCATCACCTCTATTACAGGCTCTACTAGCAACCCCGTCTACATCGTCTCCTTCAAGTCCTACGCCACAGTGGAGTCCCTAAGCGCCAAAGACCTTAAACCCATCTCCAACAATGACTCGCGAAAGCGCAAGGCTGATGCAACCTCAGGAAACCTCTCCTCACAGTCGCCGGTGATCCAACCGGCAAACTCGAGCGTGATTTCCGCTGCGGCAGATATCAACCCCGCGCTGGCCAACCAGGCTCGCAAAGAACCGAGTAAGGTCGGCGATGGGCCTGCTCGTCCCGCCAAGGTGCCCCGAAAGGTCAAGGCGACTCGTGAGCTAGAGGAAGGGAAAAACAAATGGAAGGACTTTGCTAGCAAGAGCAAGATTGGGAAGAAGGACAGTATGTTCCGAACCGGCGAAAGTGTGAACGCGCGAG TGGGTTTCACCGGGTCCGGCCAAACAATGCGCAAGGATCCCGGCAGATCGCGGCATGTTTACAGACAGCTTGAGGACGAGGGCTATTGA
- the yap1 gene encoding putative bZIP transcription factor AP-1/Yap1 (COG:K;~EggNog:ENOG410PK9J;~InterPro:IPR004827,IPR013910,IPR023167;~PFAM:PF00170,PF08601;~go_function: GO:0003700 - DNA-binding transcription factor activity [Evidence IEA];~go_process: GO:0006355 - regulation of transcription, DNA-templated [Evidence IEA]), which produces MTDYNSLYQQGLYLSPDQQDLLLAALSSNNPSQKQQNKTPQTKTEPNGTPNRASAGSVNVSPSAGNDPLGNQSGGLGYGDDESPFLDFNPDADFDFQGSESLIGDIPGSVPPSDDYEPGDKRKDMDGKSENENEESGGKKRRESDGQAKKPGRKPLTSEPTSKRKAQNRAAQRAFRERKEKHLKDLETKVDELQKSSDNTTQENGLLRAQVERLQVELKEYRKRLSWLTRGNGISAMSAIPGAYSRNMQGLNNNEFLFDFPEFGDLPGSHIFNNGQSRPTDAQSMSGRSVPSVPGVLNRDALNMSRVNGGHQSPASQHTSRSESGTPKGSVHDQTAAKPGSTHHVKKSTTHDTSNSDSPCSSSDSHHSQGPSSKGTSPEPSPAAEKPDSNHVHACGIDGESSFCAQLGLACGNINNPIPAVRNQSVSATNTPHEQPGQSEDAGLDLMAQQNGGQFDPVLFGDWREPQDAILSQDFGTFFDDAFPLPDLGSPSHNYNEVMDPSAHKKNPVAGLDKLDDDEVVPGEDQSQMLSCNKIWDRLQSMEKFRNGEIDVDNLCSELRTKARCSEGGVVVNERDVTDIMGRAK; this is translated from the exons ATGACAGACTACAATTCCCTCTACCAACAAGGTCTCTACCTTTCTCCTGATCAACAAGATCTCCTCCTTGCCGCCCTCTCTTCAAACAATCCGTCGCAGAAACAGCAGAATAAGACCCCACAGACGAAGACAGAGccgaatggcacaccgaacCGCGCATCTGCGGGCAGCGTCAACGTATCTCCATCCGCAGGCAATGACCCGCTTGGAAATCAGTCCGGTGGGCTGGGATATGGAGATGACGAAAGTCCTTTTCTCGACTTCAACCCCGACGCGGATTTCGACTTCCAAGGGTCCGAGAGTTTGATTGGAGATATCCCCGGCAGCGTTCCACCCTCAGATGACTATGAGCCTGGTGATAAGAGGAAGGACATGGACGGAAAGTCAGAGAATGAGAACGAAGAATCAGGAGGTAAAAAGAGAAGGGAGAGTGATGGACAGGCCAAGAAGCCGGGCCGGAAGCCATTGACTTCGGAACCGACTTCG AAGCGCAAAGCTCAAAATCGGGCCGCACAGCGGGCATTCCGTGAACGCAAGGAAAAGCATCTCAAGGATTTGGAGACCAAGGTGGATGAACTGCAAAAGTCATCTGATAATACGACCCAGGAGAATGGTCTCTTGCGTGCACAGGTGGAACGGCTGCAGGTTGAACTCAAAGAGTATCGCAAGCGTCTCTCATGGCTTACCAGAGGCAATGGAATTTCAGCAATGAGTGCCATTCCGGGGGCCTATTCGAGGAATATGCAGGGATTGAACAACAACGAGTTCCTCTTCGACTTCCCCGAGTTTGGAGATTTGCCCGGTTCGCACATCTTTAACAACGGCCAATCCAGACCGACCGACGCTCAATCTATGTCAGGACGCAGTGTTCCCTCGGTACCTGGTGTGCTAAATCGTGATGCTTTGAATATGTCGAGAGTCAATGGTGGTCATCAGTCACCGGCTTCTCAGCACACCTCGAGATCAGAGAGTGGAACCCCCAAGGGTAGTGTCCATGATCAAACCGCAGCCAAACCTGGCTCGACTCACCACGTCAAGAAATCGACTACGCACGACACCTCCAATTCGGACTCCCCATGCTCCTCGTCGGATTCGCATCACAGCCAGGGACCCTCTTCCAAGGGAACCTCACCGGAACCCTCCCCCGCCGCGGAAAAGCCTGACTCTAACCATGTGCATGCATGTGGCATCGACGGCGAGAGCTCTTTCTGTGCACAACTCGGCCTTGCGTGTGGGAATATCAACAATCCTATTCCCGCTGTGAGAAATCAATCCGTCAGTGCTACAAATACGCCTCACGAGCAACCTGGTCAGTCGGAAGATGCTGGTCTCGATCTCATGGCCCAACAGAATGGGGGACAGTTCGACCCTGTGCTTTTTGGCGATTGGCGGGAGCCACAAGACGCCATCCTGTCGCAGGATTTCGGTACCTTCTTCGACGATGCCTTCCCGCTGCCGGATCTGGGTAGCCCGTCTCACAACTACAACGAGGTCATGGATCCATCAGCGCACAAGAAGAATCCCGTTGCGGGACTTGACAAGCTGGATGATGACGAAGTTGTTCCTGGTGAGGACCAGTCGCAGATGTTGTCGTGTAACAAGATCTG GGACCGTCTGCAATCGATGGAAAAATTCCGAAATGGCGAAATCGATGTCGACAATCTCTGCTCAGAACTGCGCACCAAGGCACGATGCTCAGAAGGCGGCGTCGTGGTCAACGAGAGGGATGTGACCGATATCATGGGACGCGCCAAATAA
- a CDS encoding uncharacterized protein (COG:S;~EggNog:ENOG410Q1HZ) gives MDKQTDHYFLLRYTDAGGTMNPFFSSTPAPGYTQLHNQPSPDTDTLSTWEIINSPMSASTQSTNTTSPQLPSVAQDQATKTTTETKPKQITEAQPPRYNDISGAVIIDWDGSPRFLSPQEEQERQTALENAVREKMLGLPRKTEFAWARPDVSIEAGLPAYSPGEKEMGKGDGDV, from the coding sequence ATGGACAAACAAACAGATCACTACTTTCTTTTGAGATATACAGACGCAGGAGGCACAATGAATCCTTTCTTCAGCTCGACGCCCGCGCCAGGATATACACAGCTACACAACCAACCATCACCAGATACCGATACCCTATCAACCTGGGAAATCATCAATTCCCCAATGTCAGCCTCCACACAGTCCACAAACACAACATCCCCACAACTCCCCTCCGTCGCACAAGACCAAGCAACGAAAACAACAACAGAAACCAAACCCAAACAAATCACCGAAGCACAACCACCCCGCTACAACGACATCAGCGGCGCCGTGATAATCGACTGGGACGGGTCCCCGCGCTTCCTGTCGCcccaagaagagcaagaacgaCAGACTGCGCTGGAGAACGCCGTGCGCGAGAAGATGTTGGGGTTACCGCGGAAGACGGAGTTTGCGTGGGCGAGGCCGGATGTTTCGATTGAGGCTGGGTTGCCGGCATATTCACCTggggagaaggagatggGTAAGGGAGATGGGGATGTTTGA
- a CDS encoding uncharacterized protein (COG:S;~EggNog:ENOG410Q262;~InterPro:IPR036291,IPR008030) has product MSRNVCITSVEGNTGFVIAELLLSDENFSKAVSSVSGLTLNPSAERCKDLTQLGATIVPHQPGRVKNVAASIKGTNADTVCVIPPASKHKIDVTAELIEAAKMADVPNIVFLSAAGCDLAERDKQPRLREFVDLEALFMGAKGDASSRTGECPVIIRAGFYAENLLSYAHQAKEEGALPLPIGQQHKFAPVALGDVALLAAHVLSGKGSHGLDDKHRGQLMTITGPILLNGPELAKAASEALKADMKFEDISDREAKEVLRKHTDVDDTEIQFLVEYYSLVREGKTNYVATTAFRDVTMGEEPQKPHEFFKIYEEEFAPNKKAAKKRKVDGK; this is encoded by the exons ATGTCCCGCAATGTCTGCATCACCTCCGTTGAGGGAAACACCGGCTTCGTGATTGCCGAACTTCTCCTCAGCGATGAAAACTTCTCCAAAGCCGTCTCCTCCGTCTCAGGCCTAACCCTCAACCCCTCCGCCGAACGCTGCAAAGACCTCACCCAACTCGGCGCCACCATCGTCCCTCACCAGCCCGGCCGCGTCAAGAACGTTGCCGCTAGTATCAAGGGCACTAATGCGGACACGGTATGTGTAATTCCGCCGGCGTCGAAGCATAAGATCGATGTTACGGCGGAGTTGATTGAGGCCGCGAAGATGGCGGATGTTCCGAATATTGTGTTTCTTAGTGCGGCGGGCTGTGATCTTGCGGAGAGGGATAAACAGCCGCGACTGAGGGAGTTTGTTGATTTGGAGGCGTTGTTTATGGGGGCGAAGGGGGATGCGTCGTCGAGGACGGGGGAGTGTCCGGTTATTATTCG GGCCGGTTTTTATGCTGAGAATCTGCTTTCATATGCCCACCAGGCGAAGGAAGAGGGAGCTCTTCCTCTGCCTATTGGACAGCAGCATAAGTTTGCTCCGGTTGCGTTAGGC GACGTTGCACTTCTGGCTGCCCATGTCTTGTCAGGAAAGGGTTCTCACGGTTTGGATGACAAGCATCGTGGCCAATTGATGACCATAACTG GTCCCATCCTCTTAAACGGCCCAGAACTCGCCAAAGCAGCCAGTGAGGCCCTGAAAGCCGATATGAAATTCGAGGATATCTCCGA TCGCGAAGCAAAAGAAGTCCTCCGTAAGCACACCGACGTCGACGATACGGAGATCCAATTCCTGGTCGAATACTACTCTCTCGTCCGCGAGGGCAAGACGAACTACGTGGCTACGACTGCGTTCCGCGATGTCACCATGGGCGAAGAGCCGCAGAAGCCGCATGAGTTCTTCAAGATttatgaagaggagtttgCGCCTAATAAGAAGGCggcgaagaaaaggaaggtTGATGGGAAGTGA
- a CDS encoding oxidoreductase, short chain dehydrogenase/reductase family (COG:Q;~EggNog:ENOG410PKA8;~InterPro:IPR002347,IPR036291,IPR020904;~PFAM:PF00106,PF13561,PF08659;~go_function: GO:0016491 - oxidoreductase activity [Evidence IEA];~go_process: GO:0055114 - oxidation-reduction process [Evidence IEA]), producing MSSEIPLPKMPWIQLGELDRASTLTPPPALFPESTTAQQRAAMRFGVNGNAVFTGGTGMLALASARALLEHGLSGIALFDLPTAIEKGQSAIETLRKDFPSAKILAEPCDVTDAGGMRETVQKVRDQLGDLTILCCFAGMVNCVAAEDLSIEQWRRVIDVNTTGSWIAAQTVGKHMISSGRGGKIVLVSSISGHRVNYPQPQIAYNVSKSAVLHMRDSLAAEWTRYGIRVNSISPGYMDTVLNEGEDLAPWRAIWADRNPMRRMGSPQEMTGPVVFLCSDIGGSYVNGTDLVVDGGGLVF from the exons ATGTCCTCAGAAATCCCCCTCCCCAAAATGCCATGGATTCAGCTGGGAGAGCTCGATCGGGCTTCAACGTTGACGCCCCCACCGGCTCTCTTTCCAGAGAGCACCACGGCTCAGCAGAGGGCAGCAATGAGGTTTGGAGTTAATGGGAATGCTGTGT TCACTGGCGGCACAGGCATGCTAGCTCTCGCTTCAGCCCGAGCCCTCCTCGAACACGGTCTCTCTGGAATCGCCCTATTTGATCTACCTACTGCCATCGAAAAGGGACAATCAGCTATTGAGACTCTTCGGAAGGACTTCCCTAGCGCAAAGATACTGGCGGAACCATGCGACGTCACAGATGCAGGCGGAATGCGCGAGACTGTACAGAAGGTCCGGGACCAGTTGGGAGACCTTACTATCCTCTGCTGCTTCGCTGGTATGGTCAATTGCGTTGCGGCGGAAGATCTGTCCATCGAGCAGTGGAGACGGGTCATTGATGTCAACACGACTGGTTCGTGGATTGCTGCGCAAACTGTTGGGAA ACACATGATATCCAGCGGCCGCGGTGGGAAAATCGTCCTAGTCTCCTCCATCAGCGGCCACCGCGTCAACTACCCCCAGCCCCAGATCGCCTATAACGTCTCCAAATCCGCGGTCCTGCACATGCGCGACAGTCTCGCCGCGGAATGGACTCGATATGGCATCCGCGTCAACTCCATCTCTCCCGGATACATGGATACTGTTCTGAATGAGGGAGAGGACCTGGCGCCTTGGCGAGCGATCTGGGCGGATCGCAATCCGATGCGTAGGATGGGGTCGCCGCAGGAAATGACTGGGCCGGTCGTCTTTCTTTGTAGTGATATTGGGGGGAGTTATGTGAATGGCACGGATTTGGTTGTTGACG GAGGTGGATTGGTCTTTTAA